Proteins encoded in a region of the Coregonus clupeaformis isolate EN_2021a chromosome 9, ASM2061545v1, whole genome shotgun sequence genome:
- the LOC121574048 gene encoding CREB3 regulatory factor-like isoform X1 yields the protein MPQPSISGMDLPFGDFFQNYTFADQALTSTDLLASNTDPDFMYELDRDMTNRQSPKGDHFTVGDCKEMMECGEYLLELVDSDPDYSSNFEQWDTYWEDLTKYTRFTSCDIWGTKEVGLDDFSSPYQDEEVIGRTPTLAQLNSEDSQPPASDTLYHPDLLMGGQKQHTSLPPLSLGKKTAACPGPSFSASCSNLVRDPLGDFAEGSQSATWPVPSSTETMSKAQGPSKMAALGHHCNDYVRKAKVRVSMPRRPLVDMPMATHQIEAEDNSLYRSKPPDVATTSGCAAPVAAPATAASASASTLAYEKRVELPRREMPPASVGTSGAVPPILHYPVAGAKASETLLTASGSALGPDPVSDKKKEEEHNYSLFLTRARLAGKTLTEMEEEEEEEDEEEEEEEEEVGEMEDEEDAEGVELDEDHDEGFGSEHEFSENDDDDEEDDDYEGDKDDDMSDTFSEPGSHISGCDNDAVEDVKGLTAGISRKRGKRRYFWEYSEQLTSSKQERMLKPSEWDRQTLPSNLYQRNGPHHGKYNLKKSRRTDVEDLTPNPRKLLQIGNELRKLNKVISDLTPVSELPITARPRSRKEKNKLASRACRLKKKAQYEANKVKLWGLGTEYDRLLFVINTIKEEIVNRVQDLCDDKGTSMTETLDKLIEETLVKSPVAGETSDFVNQILENTGKGDPTGGLVGLRVPTSRV from the exons ATGCCTCAG CCCAGCATCAGTGGAATGGATCTTCCCTTTGGGGATTTCTTTCAAAATTATACTTTTGCTGACCAGGCACTAACCAGCACGGACCTGTTGGCGAGTAACACAGACCCAGACTTCATGTACGAACTG GACAGAGATATGACTAATCGCCAAAGCCCTAAAGGTGATCACTTCACAGTGGGGGACTGCAAGGAGATGATGGAGTGTGGCGAGTACCTCTTGGAGCTGGTGGACAGCGACCCGGACTACAGCTCTAACTTTGAGCAGTGGGATACGTACTGGGAGGACCTGACCAAGTACACCCGCTTTACCAGCTGTGACATCTGGGGCACCAAGGAGGTAGGTCTGGATGACTTCTCTAGCCCCTACCAGGATGAGGAGGTGATTGGCCGGACCCCCACCCTGGCCCAGCTTAACAGTGAGGACTCGCAACCACCTGCGAGTGACACGCTTTACCACCCTGATCTGCTGATGGGTGGCCAGAAGCAGcacacctccctccccccactctccctGGGCAAGAAGACGGCAGCCTGCCCAGGCCCCTCGTTCTCCGCCTCCTGCTCCAACCTGGTCAGGGACCCCCTGGGCGACTTTGCAGAGGGTTCCCAGAGCGCCACTTGGCCTGTCCCCTCCAGCACAGAGACTATGTCCAAGGCCCAGGGGCCCAGCAAGATGGCTGCTCTGGGCCACCACTGCAACGACTACGTGCGCAAGGCCAAGGTTCGCGTCAGCATGCCTCGCCGGCCCCTAGTTGACATGCCCATGGCCACCCATCAGATTGAGGCTGAAGACAACTCCCTGTACCGCAGCAAGCCCCCTGATGTGGCCACCACGTCTGGTTGTGCTGCCCCTGTGGCTGCTCCTGCTACTGCAGCCTCTGCCTCTGCCAGCACCCTGGCCTATGAGAAGAGAGTAGAGCTGCCTCGCCGGGAGATGCCCCCTGCCTCAGTGGGCACGTCTGGAGCTGTGCCCCCCATCCTCCACTACCCTGTGGCTGGGGCCAAGGCCAGCGAGACCCTGCTGACTGCCAGTGGGAGTGCCCTGGGACCTGACCCAGTCTCTGACAAGAAGAAGGAAGAGGAGCACAACTACTCCCTGTTCCTAACCCGAGCCAGGCTGGCTGGGAAAACCCTCActgagatggaggaagaggaggaggaggaagatgaggaagaggaggaagaagaagaggaggtgggagagatggaggatgaagAAGATGCTGAGGGGGTGGAGCTGGATGAAGATCATGATGAGGGTTTCGGCAGCGAGCATGAGTTCTCTGagaacgatgatgatgatgaggaggatgatGATTATGAGGGGGATAAAGATGACGACATGAGTGACACCTTCTCCGAGCCAGGGAGCCATATATCAG GATGTGACAATGACGCGGTGGAGGACGTGAAGGGGCTGACGGCAgggatctccaggaagaggggcAAACGCCGCTACTTCTGGGAGTACAGCGAGCAGCTCACCTCCTCCAAGCAGGAACGCATGCTCAAGCCCTCCGAGTGGGACCGACAGACCCTGCCCAGCAACCTGTACCAGAGGAACGGCCCACACCACG GGAAGTACAATCTGAAGAAGTCTCGGCGGACAGACGTGGAggacctaacccctaaccctcggAAGCTGCTGCAGATCGGTAACGAGCTGCGCAAGCTCAACAAGGTGATCAGTGACCTGACCCCGGTCAGCGAGCTGCCCATCACAGCCCGCCCTCGCTCCCGCAAGGAGAAGAACAAACTGGCCTCCAG GGCCTGTCGACTGAAGAAGAAGGCTCAGTATGAGGCCAATAAAGTCAAGCTGTGGGGTCTGGGCACAGAATATG ATCGGCTTCTGTTTGTCATCAACACCATAAAGGAAGAGATAGTGAACAGAGTGCAGGACCTCTGCGATGACAAGGGAACAAGCATGACTGAAACGCTGGACAAACTCATCGAAGAAACCCTTG TGAAGTCACCAGTTGCCGGGGAGACTTCTGACTTTGTGAACCAGATCCTGGAGAACACTGGCAAGGGGGATCCCACCGGAGGTCTGGTCGGGCTGCGCGTACCCACATCTAGAGTGTAG
- the LOC121574048 gene encoding CREB3 regulatory factor-like isoform X2: MPQALTSTDLLASNTDPDFMYELDRDMTNRQSPKGDHFTVGDCKEMMECGEYLLELVDSDPDYSSNFEQWDTYWEDLTKYTRFTSCDIWGTKEVGLDDFSSPYQDEEVIGRTPTLAQLNSEDSQPPASDTLYHPDLLMGGQKQHTSLPPLSLGKKTAACPGPSFSASCSNLVRDPLGDFAEGSQSATWPVPSSTETMSKAQGPSKMAALGHHCNDYVRKAKVRVSMPRRPLVDMPMATHQIEAEDNSLYRSKPPDVATTSGCAAPVAAPATAASASASTLAYEKRVELPRREMPPASVGTSGAVPPILHYPVAGAKASETLLTASGSALGPDPVSDKKKEEEHNYSLFLTRARLAGKTLTEMEEEEEEEDEEEEEEEEEVGEMEDEEDAEGVELDEDHDEGFGSEHEFSENDDDDEEDDDYEGDKDDDMSDTFSEPGSHISGCDNDAVEDVKGLTAGISRKRGKRRYFWEYSEQLTSSKQERMLKPSEWDRQTLPSNLYQRNGPHHGKYNLKKSRRTDVEDLTPNPRKLLQIGNELRKLNKVISDLTPVSELPITARPRSRKEKNKLASRACRLKKKAQYEANKVKLWGLGTEYDRLLFVINTIKEEIVNRVQDLCDDKGTSMTETLDKLIEETLVKSPVAGETSDFVNQILENTGKGDPTGGLVGLRVPTSRV; encoded by the exons ATGCCTCAG GCACTAACCAGCACGGACCTGTTGGCGAGTAACACAGACCCAGACTTCATGTACGAACTG GACAGAGATATGACTAATCGCCAAAGCCCTAAAGGTGATCACTTCACAGTGGGGGACTGCAAGGAGATGATGGAGTGTGGCGAGTACCTCTTGGAGCTGGTGGACAGCGACCCGGACTACAGCTCTAACTTTGAGCAGTGGGATACGTACTGGGAGGACCTGACCAAGTACACCCGCTTTACCAGCTGTGACATCTGGGGCACCAAGGAGGTAGGTCTGGATGACTTCTCTAGCCCCTACCAGGATGAGGAGGTGATTGGCCGGACCCCCACCCTGGCCCAGCTTAACAGTGAGGACTCGCAACCACCTGCGAGTGACACGCTTTACCACCCTGATCTGCTGATGGGTGGCCAGAAGCAGcacacctccctccccccactctccctGGGCAAGAAGACGGCAGCCTGCCCAGGCCCCTCGTTCTCCGCCTCCTGCTCCAACCTGGTCAGGGACCCCCTGGGCGACTTTGCAGAGGGTTCCCAGAGCGCCACTTGGCCTGTCCCCTCCAGCACAGAGACTATGTCCAAGGCCCAGGGGCCCAGCAAGATGGCTGCTCTGGGCCACCACTGCAACGACTACGTGCGCAAGGCCAAGGTTCGCGTCAGCATGCCTCGCCGGCCCCTAGTTGACATGCCCATGGCCACCCATCAGATTGAGGCTGAAGACAACTCCCTGTACCGCAGCAAGCCCCCTGATGTGGCCACCACGTCTGGTTGTGCTGCCCCTGTGGCTGCTCCTGCTACTGCAGCCTCTGCCTCTGCCAGCACCCTGGCCTATGAGAAGAGAGTAGAGCTGCCTCGCCGGGAGATGCCCCCTGCCTCAGTGGGCACGTCTGGAGCTGTGCCCCCCATCCTCCACTACCCTGTGGCTGGGGCCAAGGCCAGCGAGACCCTGCTGACTGCCAGTGGGAGTGCCCTGGGACCTGACCCAGTCTCTGACAAGAAGAAGGAAGAGGAGCACAACTACTCCCTGTTCCTAACCCGAGCCAGGCTGGCTGGGAAAACCCTCActgagatggaggaagaggaggaggaggaagatgaggaagaggaggaagaagaagaggaggtgggagagatggaggatgaagAAGATGCTGAGGGGGTGGAGCTGGATGAAGATCATGATGAGGGTTTCGGCAGCGAGCATGAGTTCTCTGagaacgatgatgatgatgaggaggatgatGATTATGAGGGGGATAAAGATGACGACATGAGTGACACCTTCTCCGAGCCAGGGAGCCATATATCAG GATGTGACAATGACGCGGTGGAGGACGTGAAGGGGCTGACGGCAgggatctccaggaagaggggcAAACGCCGCTACTTCTGGGAGTACAGCGAGCAGCTCACCTCCTCCAAGCAGGAACGCATGCTCAAGCCCTCCGAGTGGGACCGACAGACCCTGCCCAGCAACCTGTACCAGAGGAACGGCCCACACCACG GGAAGTACAATCTGAAGAAGTCTCGGCGGACAGACGTGGAggacctaacccctaaccctcggAAGCTGCTGCAGATCGGTAACGAGCTGCGCAAGCTCAACAAGGTGATCAGTGACCTGACCCCGGTCAGCGAGCTGCCCATCACAGCCCGCCCTCGCTCCCGCAAGGAGAAGAACAAACTGGCCTCCAG GGCCTGTCGACTGAAGAAGAAGGCTCAGTATGAGGCCAATAAAGTCAAGCTGTGGGGTCTGGGCACAGAATATG ATCGGCTTCTGTTTGTCATCAACACCATAAAGGAAGAGATAGTGAACAGAGTGCAGGACCTCTGCGATGACAAGGGAACAAGCATGACTGAAACGCTGGACAAACTCATCGAAGAAACCCTTG TGAAGTCACCAGTTGCCGGGGAGACTTCTGACTTTGTGAACCAGATCCTGGAGAACACTGGCAAGGGGGATCCCACCGGAGGTCTGGTCGGGCTGCGCGTACCCACATCTAGAGTGTAG